The Faecalibacter sp. LW9 genome has a segment encoding these proteins:
- a CDS encoding NAD-dependent succinate-semialdehyde dehydrogenase: MASSIRTLNPATGKIEKEFQQHTTDQINQKIQLADTTYSTWRFESFENRKEVIKAVAAEMRVQKEALATLITLEMGKPIRESRIEIDYSANIFDYYADHAEEFLQPTPLQTEKGDALVFSEAIGVLLGVMPWNFPFSQIARFAAPNIMAGNTIVLKTASNIPQCAQAFEDLFTKVNAPQGIYQNLFLSGKDTSALVADERIKGVSLTGSDAAGASIAKIAGEHIKKSVLELGGTDPMIVLNDADIEKVMAGTINGRLRNAGQACTSSKRIIVQEEIYQTYLERITNHVNQLKVGNPMEEDTDMGPVSSASALETLLDQVSSSVEKGATLITGGKQLGTEGSFMTPTILTDLKPGMKAYDQEVFGPVVCIIKVKTIDEAISIANDTVYGLGASIYTEDIELAHTIARRIDSGMVYINKQVSSSPELPFGGTKRSGYGRELSKAGILEFINKKLVLTTK, from the coding sequence ATGGCAAGTTCAATTAGAACATTAAATCCTGCAACAGGTAAAATTGAAAAAGAATTTCAACAACATACAACTGATCAAATCAATCAAAAAATCCAATTAGCTGATACAACCTACTCCACTTGGCGTTTCGAAAGTTTCGAAAATCGTAAAGAAGTGATTAAAGCTGTTGCTGCTGAAATGCGTGTTCAAAAAGAAGCATTAGCAACATTAATTACATTGGAAATGGGGAAACCTATCCGCGAAAGCCGTATTGAAATTGATTACAGCGCTAATATTTTTGATTATTATGCCGATCATGCAGAAGAATTTTTACAACCTACACCTTTACAAACGGAAAAAGGTGATGCATTGGTGTTCTCTGAAGCAATTGGTGTTTTATTAGGAGTAATGCCTTGGAATTTCCCTTTTTCTCAAATTGCACGTTTTGCTGCACCTAATATTATGGCTGGAAATACCATTGTGTTAAAAACGGCATCTAATATTCCACAATGTGCACAAGCATTCGAAGATTTATTCACAAAAGTTAATGCGCCACAAGGAATCTATCAAAACTTATTTTTAAGTGGAAAAGATACTTCTGCCTTGGTTGCTGACGAACGCATTAAAGGGGTTTCATTAACTGGTTCTGACGCTGCTGGAGCTAGTATTGCTAAAATTGCAGGTGAACATATTAAAAAATCAGTTTTAGAATTAGGTGGTACCGATCCTATGATTGTATTAAATGATGCAGATATTGAAAAAGTAATGGCTGGAACGATTAATGGGCGTTTGCGTAATGCGGGACAAGCTTGTACTTCATCGAAACGCATCATTGTTCAAGAAGAAATCTATCAGACCTATTTGGAGAGAATTACAAATCATGTGAACCAATTGAAGGTAGGAAATCCTATGGAAGAAGATACAGATATGGGACCTGTGAGTTCAGCTTCAGCCTTAGAAACTTTATTGGATCAAGTATCATCCTCTGTTGAAAAAGGTGCTACTTTAATTACAGGTGGTAAACAATTGGGTACAGAAGGATCTTTTATGACACCTACCATTTTAACTGATTTAAAACCTGGAATGAAAGCTTATGATCAAGAAGTTTTTGGACCAGTAGTTTGTATCATTAAAGTGAAAACTATAGACGAAGCAATTTCCATTGCCAATGATACAGTGTATGGTTTAGGTGCTTCAATTTATACTGAGGACATCGAATTAGCACATACGATTGCACGTCGTATCGATAGTGGAATGGTATATATCAATAAACAAGTTTCTTCTAGTCCTGAACTTCCCTTTGGAGGAACAAAACGTTCAGGTTATGGAAGAGAGCTTTCAAAAGCAGGAATCTTAGAATTTATCAATAAGAAATTGGTTTTAACCACTAAATAA
- the dnaB gene encoding replicative DNA helicase, which translates to MEQANSYQNTSATPNKVVGLERGKIPPQAVDLEQAILGAMMIDKKGLDDVIDILSPQFFYRPEHQAIYAVIQTLFNESQPIDLLTVANELKKEGKLDMIGGDYYLIQLTQCISSAAHVEYYARVIQEKYILRRLIEISSTIIEKSYDDSADVFELLDESESKLFEVAEGGIKRSYTDANSLVKDAIEKIKTMSTKEGMSGLPSGFTEIDKITSGWQESDLIILAARPGMGKTAFILSMAKNMTVNQNIPVAIFSLEMSSVQLITRMISGETGISGEKLRKAKLADHEWKQLYSKVKGLENAPLYIDDTPALSIFDLRAKARRLVSQHGVKMILIDYLQLMTAGGKANGNREQEISMISRSLKDIAKELNIPVIALSQLSRSVETRGGSKRPLLSDLRESGAIEQDADIVSFIYRPEYYKLEFWDDDNVPCAGQAEFIIAKHRNGALENVRLRFINDQAKFDNLEPSYGSDFEIQSSMNENEMPSQIGSSMNGNFGGDSDFVFNSAINLPVSNPEDSFSDLGSFSSSMNDDDDSLPF; encoded by the coding sequence ATGGAACAAGCAAATAGTTATCAAAATACAAGCGCAACGCCTAATAAGGTTGTCGGTCTTGAGCGTGGAAAAATTCCACCACAAGCCGTAGACTTAGAGCAAGCGATTCTTGGTGCGATGATGATTGATAAAAAAGGGTTAGACGATGTCATTGATATATTATCGCCCCAATTTTTCTATCGTCCAGAACATCAAGCAATTTATGCTGTGATTCAAACATTATTTAATGAATCTCAGCCAATTGATTTGTTGACTGTTGCGAATGAATTGAAGAAAGAAGGAAAGTTAGACATGATTGGTGGGGATTATTACCTGATCCAATTAACGCAATGTATTTCATCTGCTGCTCACGTCGAATATTATGCGCGTGTGATTCAGGAAAAATATATTTTACGTCGTTTAATCGAAATTTCTTCAACCATCATCGAAAAATCGTACGATGACAGTGCGGATGTTTTCGAGTTGCTAGACGAATCCGAAAGTAAACTTTTCGAAGTTGCTGAAGGTGGAATTAAACGTAGTTATACAGATGCTAACTCGTTAGTAAAGGATGCGATTGAAAAAATCAAAACCATGTCAACCAAAGAAGGAATGTCAGGATTACCTTCAGGATTTACTGAAATTGATAAAATTACTTCGGGTTGGCAAGAATCAGATTTAATTATCTTAGCCGCTCGTCCTGGTATGGGAAAAACAGCCTTTATCCTGTCGATGGCAAAAAATATGACGGTGAATCAAAATATTCCCGTAGCTATATTCTCCCTAGAGATGTCTTCTGTTCAGTTGATTACACGTATGATTTCGGGTGAAACAGGAATTTCAGGGGAAAAATTACGTAAAGCCAAATTAGCGGATCATGAATGGAAACAATTGTATTCGAAAGTAAAAGGTTTAGAAAACGCGCCTTTATACATCGATGATACTCCAGCTCTATCCATCTTCGATTTAAGAGCAAAAGCACGTCGTTTAGTTTCCCAACATGGTGTAAAAATGATCTTAATCGACTACTTGCAGTTAATGACTGCTGGTGGTAAAGCCAATGGAAATCGTGAACAAGAAATTTCAATGATTTCACGTTCCCTAAAGGACATTGCGAAGGAATTAAATATTCCAGTGATTGCCCTTTCTCAGTTGTCACGTTCGGTTGAAACACGTGGAGGAAGCAAACGTCCTTTACTATCTGACTTACGTGAATCAGGAGCCATCGAGCAAGATGCGGATATTGTATCTTTTATTTATCGTCCGGAATATTATAAATTAGAATTTTGGGATGATGACAATGTTCCTTGTGCGGGGCAAGCTGAATTTATTATTGCAAAACACCGTAACGGTGCTTTAGAAAATGTACGTTTACGATTTATCAATGATCAAGCGAAATTTGACAATTTAGAACCAAGTTATGGTAGCGATTTCGAGATTCAAAGTTCAATGAATGAAAATGAAATGCCTTCTCAAATTGGATCAAGTATGAACGGAAACTTCGGTGGAGATAGCGATTTTGTTTTTAATAGCGCTATCAATCTTCCAGTTTCTAATCCTGAAGATTCATTTAGTGATTTAGGCAGTTTTTCGAGTTCGATGAATGATGATGACGATTCATTGCCTTTTTAA